A window of Christiangramia forsetii KT0803 contains these coding sequences:
- the mraY gene encoding phospho-N-acetylmuramoyl-pentapeptide-transferase, which translates to MLYYLFKFLEEQYQLPGAQLFDFLSFRSAMAIILSLGISTIYGKRIINYLRAKQIGESVRDLGLKGQTEKAGTPTMGGVIIIIATLIPVLLFAKLENIYVILLIVTTLWMGAIGFLDDYIKTFKKDKEGLKGIFKVIGQIGLGLIVGCTMYFHPQITTKEVVTETNPTENVIARAEVVDMGPEVKDTTTTIPFVKNNEFEYSSLISWINPSLVNYAWLIFIPIVIFIVTAVSNGANLTDGIDGLAAGSSAIIVLTLGLFAWVSGNIIFSDYLNIMYIPRSGEMTIFITAFAGALVGFLWYNTYPAQVFMGDTGSLTIGGIIAVLAIATRKELLIPVLCGIFLIENLSVVMQVGWFKFTRMKYGEGRRIFLMSPLHHHYQKKGKHESKIVVRFWIIGIFLAILSIITLKVR; encoded by the coding sequence ATGCTGTATTACTTATTCAAATTCTTAGAAGAGCAGTATCAGTTGCCTGGTGCGCAGTTGTTTGATTTCCTGTCATTCCGATCGGCAATGGCGATCATTTTGTCGCTTGGGATCTCCACAATTTATGGTAAGCGAATCATTAATTACCTAAGGGCGAAACAAATTGGAGAAAGCGTTCGCGACCTTGGATTAAAAGGTCAGACAGAAAAAGCGGGGACTCCAACCATGGGAGGGGTGATAATTATCATTGCAACTCTAATCCCGGTATTGCTTTTTGCAAAACTTGAAAATATTTATGTGATCCTTTTGATCGTCACCACTTTATGGATGGGCGCTATTGGCTTCCTGGATGATTATATCAAAACCTTTAAAAAAGATAAAGAAGGTCTTAAAGGAATCTTTAAAGTGATCGGGCAAATTGGGCTTGGATTGATCGTGGGTTGTACCATGTATTTCCACCCTCAGATCACTACCAAGGAAGTGGTTACGGAAACTAATCCTACGGAAAATGTGATCGCCCGTGCCGAGGTGGTAGATATGGGACCTGAAGTTAAGGATACCACTACTACCATTCCTTTTGTAAAGAATAACGAATTTGAATATTCAAGTTTGATCAGCTGGATCAACCCTTCGCTGGTAAATTATGCGTGGTTAATTTTTATCCCTATTGTAATATTTATAGTAACAGCGGTATCTAATGGAGCGAATCTTACCGATGGAATCGATGGACTTGCCGCAGGCTCTTCAGCCATAATAGTTTTAACACTAGGTCTTTTTGCCTGGGTTTCGGGTAACATCATTTTCTCAGATTATCTGAATATTATGTATATCCCGCGTTCCGGAGAAATGACAATTTTTATCACTGCGTTCGCCGGTGCCCTGGTTGGTTTCTTATGGTACAACACGTATCCCGCGCAGGTTTTTATGGGAGATACCGGGAGTTTAACCATAGGGGGGATCATTGCGGTTTTGGCTATCGCAACCAGAAAAGAACTATTGATTCCAGTTTTATGCGGAATATTCTTGATAGAAAATCTTTCAGTAGTAATGCAGGTAGGATGGTTCAAGTTTACCAGGATGAAGTATGGTGAGGGAAGACGAATTTTTCTGATGTCTCCATTGCACCATCATTATCAGAAGAAAGGGAAACATGAAAGCAAGATTGTAGTGAGGTTCTGGATTATCGGAATATTTCTGGCAATCCTAAGCATAATTACTCTAAAGGTTAGATAA
- the murG gene encoding undecaprenyldiphospho-muramoylpentapeptide beta-N-acetylglucosaminyltransferase — protein MKEGLRVILSGGGTGGHIYPAIAIADEIKRRYPNAEILFVGAQDRMEMEKVPQAGYEIKGLWISGIDRSFSLKNFIFPFKLMSSLSKSRKIIKKFKPDIVIGTGGFGSGPLLRIAISKGIPTLIQEQNSLPGVTNRILSKNASIICAAYEKVKDVFPAEKTIITGNPVRQDLLKVDQLREEALEYFQLSKDKKTVLVLGGSLGARRINRLIENDLKKFKDEGVQLVWQIGKLYFDEYRKYDSATVRAKEFINRMDLAYAAADVIISRAGAGSVSELCVVGKPVLFIPSPNVAENHQAKNAMAVTEHDAALMITEDELTERFEPCFFSLLQDERRMNRFAANIKKLALPNATSDIVDEVEKLINNKV, from the coding sequence ATGAAAGAAGGTTTACGAGTCATATTATCAGGTGGAGGTACAGGTGGACATATCTATCCTGCGATTGCCATCGCCGATGAAATAAAGAGAAGGTATCCCAATGCGGAAATTCTCTTTGTGGGTGCTCAAGACCGAATGGAGATGGAAAAAGTTCCACAGGCGGGTTATGAGATCAAAGGTCTTTGGATTAGTGGAATTGATCGCTCGTTTAGCCTTAAGAATTTCATATTCCCTTTTAAACTAATGAGTAGTCTTTCAAAATCGAGAAAGATCATCAAAAAGTTTAAACCGGATATTGTGATAGGAACCGGTGGTTTCGGAAGTGGCCCATTGTTAAGGATTGCGATTTCTAAAGGAATCCCAACCTTGATCCAGGAGCAAAATTCCTTGCCGGGTGTAACTAATAGGATTTTATCTAAAAATGCAAGTATTATTTGTGCGGCCTATGAGAAAGTAAAGGATGTTTTTCCTGCTGAAAAAACGATCATTACTGGAAATCCTGTAAGACAGGATCTTCTGAAGGTAGATCAACTTCGAGAGGAAGCTTTAGAATATTTTCAGCTCTCGAAAGATAAGAAAACAGTACTGGTACTTGGTGGAAGCCTTGGAGCCAGAAGGATTAACCGGCTTATTGAAAATGATCTTAAGAAATTTAAGGATGAAGGAGTACAGCTCGTATGGCAGATTGGGAAACTTTATTTTGATGAATACAGGAAATACGACTCAGCAACTGTAAGAGCAAAAGAATTCATTAATAGAATGGATTTAGCTTATGCTGCGGCTGATGTGATTATTTCCAGAGCTGGAGCTGGAAGTGTTTCAGAATTATGTGTCGTTGGAAAACCGGTGCTGTTCATCCCATCGCCAAATGTGGCTGAAAATCACCAGGCGAAAAATGCTATGGCGGTAACAGAACACGACGCAGCGTTAATGATTACAGAAGATGAGTTAACCGAAAGGTTCGAGCCGTGTTTTTTCAGCCTCTTACAAGATGAAAGAAGAATGAATCGTTTCGCTGCAAATATCAAAAAACTGGCGTTGCCAAATGCAACTTCAGATATTGTAGATGAAGTTGAAAAATTAATAAATAACAAGGTCTAG
- a CDS encoding UDP-N-acetylmuramoyl-L-alanyl-D-glutamate--2,6-diaminopimelate ligase, with the protein MSVLKDILYKVNMKAVTGDTGVTINNIHFDSRKVQLNDVFIAIRGSISDGHDYIKNAENQGALAIVCEKIPDEVINGVTYIEVEDTKRALAYISANYYDNPSEKLKLVGVTGTNGKTTIATLLYDLFTKAGFKCGLLSTVKVMVGNDEHTAIRTTPDSITINSYLKDMNDVGVEFCFMEVSSHGIDQHRTTALKFEGGIFTNLSHDHLDYHKDFAEYRDVKKRFFDELPASAFALTNVDDKNGEIMLQNTKAKKHTYALKSFADYKAQILENNFTGLLLKVDDQELWTKLIGNFNAYNVLAIYAMADLLGLKTLEILRIISELNSVSGRFQYVISEKEKITAIVDYAHTPDALKNVLETINSIRTRNEELITVVGCGGDRDTTKRPKMGHIASALSTKVVFTSDNPRTEDPDKIIEEVEGGVEPQNFKKTMSVTNRKQAIKTACQMAGQNDIILIAGKGHETYQEVNGERVDFDDLKIVNEFLKQLDK; encoded by the coding sequence ATGAGCGTTCTAAAAGACATACTCTATAAGGTGAATATGAAGGCAGTGACCGGGGATACCGGCGTAACCATCAATAATATTCATTTTGACTCTAGAAAGGTACAGTTGAATGATGTTTTTATCGCTATAAGAGGAAGTATTTCAGATGGTCACGATTATATTAAGAACGCAGAAAACCAGGGTGCACTGGCAATTGTATGTGAAAAGATCCCTGATGAAGTTATCAATGGGGTTACCTATATAGAGGTAGAAGATACGAAGAGAGCACTGGCCTATATTTCTGCGAATTATTACGATAATCCTTCTGAAAAATTAAAACTGGTTGGAGTAACCGGCACCAACGGGAAAACTACCATCGCTACTTTATTGTACGATCTTTTTACAAAAGCCGGTTTTAAATGCGGGCTTCTTTCTACAGTAAAGGTAATGGTGGGAAATGATGAGCATACTGCCATAAGAACCACTCCAGATTCTATTACCATCAATTCTTATTTGAAGGATATGAATGATGTTGGTGTTGAATTTTGCTTTATGGAAGTGAGTTCTCACGGAATAGACCAGCATAGAACCACGGCTTTAAAATTTGAAGGTGGGATTTTTACGAATTTGTCACATGACCATCTGGATTATCATAAAGATTTTGCGGAATACCGCGATGTGAAAAAACGCTTTTTTGATGAATTACCGGCTTCGGCATTTGCGCTTACGAACGTAGATGATAAGAACGGGGAGATAATGCTTCAGAATACGAAGGCTAAAAAACATACCTACGCTTTAAAGTCTTTTGCAGACTATAAAGCTCAGATTCTGGAAAATAATTTTACTGGTTTATTATTAAAAGTTGATGATCAGGAATTGTGGACGAAACTTATAGGAAATTTCAATGCTTATAATGTTCTGGCAATTTACGCCATGGCAGACCTTTTAGGATTGAAAACTTTAGAAATACTTCGAATAATCAGTGAACTGAATTCAGTAAGCGGAAGATTTCAGTATGTGATTTCAGAAAAAGAGAAGATCACAGCAATTGTAGATTATGCGCATACTCCTGATGCTTTAAAAAACGTACTGGAAACTATCAATAGCATCCGAACCAGGAATGAGGAATTGATTACGGTTGTTGGTTGTGGGGGAGATAGAGATACTACCAAAAGACCTAAAATGGGGCATATCGCTTCCGCTTTAAGTACAAAAGTGGTCTTTACGAGCGATAATCCCAGGACTGAGGATCCGGATAAGATAATTGAAGAAGTAGAGGGCGGGGTGGAACCTCAGAATTTTAAAAAAACAATGAGTGTCACCAATAGGAAACAGGCCATAAAAACAGCCTGTCAAATGGCGGGGCAAAATGATATTATTCTCATTGCCGGAAAAGGCCATGAGACCTACCAGGAAGTTAACGGAGAAAGGGTTGATTTTGATGATCTCAAGATCGTGAATGAATTTTTAAAACAACTGGACAAATAA
- a CDS encoding cell division protein FtsQ/DivIB, translating to MKRSLGYIKALVLVAIICLLYGFAEKRHRSRGIKEVKVEFTDNENLYVTEEVVNKLLIQNNATISSIDKETLDLNRVESLLNQHQMIENAEVYLTLDGKLEAKVSQRKPIGRVVGNSSFYLDKNGEIMPLSQFYSARVPLMFGFDGSNVSKAYSIIKHIKEDEFLNRHITGINRLNGDKYSLELREQDFELYMGDSSNVALKFNNFKAFYKKAQKENKLDTYKKVNLQFGDQVVCTKK from the coding sequence ATGAAGCGTAGTTTAGGTTACATAAAGGCTCTCGTTTTAGTGGCAATAATCTGCCTTTTATATGGTTTTGCTGAGAAACGGCATAGATCAAGGGGTATCAAAGAAGTAAAGGTAGAATTTACTGATAATGAAAATCTCTATGTGACTGAGGAAGTGGTTAATAAATTGTTAATACAAAATAATGCGACCATCTCGAGCATAGATAAAGAAACTTTAGATTTGAATAGGGTGGAATCTCTTTTAAATCAACATCAAATGATTGAAAATGCGGAAGTTTACCTTACACTCGATGGAAAACTGGAAGCAAAAGTAAGTCAGAGAAAGCCGATTGGTAGGGTTGTAGGGAATTCATCATTTTATTTGGATAAGAATGGGGAGATCATGCCACTGTCTCAGTTTTATTCAGCGAGAGTTCCGCTAATGTTTGGTTTTGATGGTTCAAATGTTTCAAAAGCTTACTCAATTATTAAGCATATAAAAGAGGATGAATTTTTAAACAGACATATCACCGGGATTAACCGGTTAAATGGAGATAAATATAGCCTTGAACTAAGAGAGCAGGATTTTGAACTGTATATGGGAGATTCAAGCAACGTGGCGTTGAAATTCAATAATTTTAAGGCCTTTTATAAGAAAGCACAGAAAGAAAATAAATTAGATACCTACAAAAAAGTGAACTTACAATTTGGAGATCAGGTTGTGTGCACGAAAAAATAG
- a CDS encoding FtsW/RodA/SpoVE family cell cycle protein → MSNVFSNLKGDKVIWAVAGLLAIFSFLPVYSASSNLAYLHGDGSTSGYLVVHFFHLLLGFCVLFAVHKIPYHYFRGISILLLPVVILLLLFTMAQGTTIDGAYASRWIQIPVLNVSFQSSTLAAVVLMVYVARYLSKITEKTLTFKETILPLWLPVFVVLVLILPANFSTTAIIFCMTLVLMFLGGYPIKYLGAIVGVGIVMLSIFVLTAKAFPGLLPNRVDTWTSRIETFFDDDEGTEQYQVEKAKIAIAQGGITGTGIGKSVQRNFLPQSSSDFIYAIIVEEMGLIGGFGVMLAYLLLLFRIVIVATKANTVFGKLVVMGVGLPVVFQALINMGVAVELFPVTGQTLPLVSSGGTSVWMTCIALGIILSVSAKREEIKKSENSGIEEEGENPLDILSEAI, encoded by the coding sequence ATGAGTAACGTTTTTTCAAATCTTAAAGGAGACAAGGTGATCTGGGCAGTAGCCGGACTGTTGGCTATATTTTCGTTTTTGCCGGTATACAGTGCCAGCAGTAACCTTGCGTATCTCCATGGCGATGGGAGTACTTCCGGGTATCTGGTAGTACACTTTTTCCATTTGCTTTTAGGATTTTGCGTATTGTTCGCAGTGCATAAAATACCTTATCATTATTTCCGCGGAATTTCCATTTTATTATTACCAGTGGTGATTCTGCTGTTGTTATTTACAATGGCTCAGGGAACTACCATAGATGGGGCGTATGCCAGTAGGTGGATACAGATTCCGGTACTAAATGTATCATTTCAATCCTCTACTCTGGCAGCCGTGGTACTTATGGTCTATGTGGCCAGATATTTATCCAAAATCACTGAAAAAACTCTGACTTTTAAAGAGACAATTCTTCCGCTTTGGCTGCCTGTTTTCGTGGTATTAGTATTAATTTTGCCGGCCAATTTCTCCACAACGGCGATCATTTTTTGTATGACCCTGGTGTTGATGTTTTTAGGCGGATACCCCATAAAATACCTGGGTGCAATAGTAGGCGTTGGGATCGTTATGCTAAGCATTTTTGTTCTTACGGCCAAAGCATTTCCCGGTCTTTTGCCAAATAGAGTGGATACCTGGACAAGCAGGATCGAAACATTTTTTGACGATGATGAAGGAACGGAGCAATATCAGGTTGAAAAGGCCAAAATTGCTATAGCTCAGGGAGGAATTACAGGAACGGGAATTGGCAAGAGTGTTCAAAGAAATTTTTTACCACAGTCATCTTCAGATTTTATATATGCGATTATTGTTGAAGAAATGGGATTAATAGGTGGCTTTGGAGTGATGCTTGCATACCTTTTATTGCTGTTCAGGATCGTGATTGTAGCAACCAAGGCCAATACGGTCTTCGGAAAACTCGTTGTAATGGGTGTTGGACTGCCGGTAGTTTTTCAGGCGCTTATAAATATGGGAGTCGCGGTGGAACTTTTTCCGGTAACGGGACAAACCCTTCCGCTTGTTAGTAGTGGAGGAACATCGGTTTGGATGACTTGTATAGCACTTGGTATTATTTTAAGTGTAAGTGCAAAACGAGAAGAAATTAAAAAATCAGAAAATAGTGGAATAGAAGAAGAGGGGGAGAATCCTCTCGACATCTTAAGCGAAGCGATATAA
- the ftsA gene encoding cell division protein FtsA, translated as MEQNDIAVGLDIGTTKIVAMIGRKNEYGKVEIIGIGKSKSLGVHRGVVNNITQTIQSIQQAIQEAEADSGLKISEVVVGIAGQHIRSLQHSDYITRQNPDEVIDADDIHTLCNQVHKLVMLPGEEIIHVLPQEFKVDGQAEIKEPIGMYGGRLEANFHVVVGQVSSIRNIGRCVKSSGLELSAVTLEPLASANAVLSQEEKEAGVALIDIGGGTTDLAIFKDGIIRHTAVIPFGGNVITEDIKEGCSIIEKQAELLKIKFGSAWPGENKDNEIVSIPGLRGREPKEITLKNLSKIIHARVVEIIEQVYLEIKNYGHDEQKKKLIAGLVLTGGGAQLKHIKQLAEYITGMDTRIGYPNEHLAGTTDSETTSPVYATAVGLVMNSLEKGNSRFQEEAVLSENSPVEGSEGNEDGDQFYEEADPEEQTSKKVARKTIFDKWAEKFKDFLDNAE; from the coding sequence ATGGAACAGAACGATATTGCAGTAGGCTTAGATATTGGAACAACAAAGATTGTGGCTATGATTGGTCGCAAGAATGAGTACGGCAAGGTGGAGATCATCGGGATAGGAAAATCTAAATCTCTTGGCGTACATAGGGGCGTAGTGAATAATATCACACAAACCATCCAATCTATTCAGCAGGCAATACAGGAAGCAGAAGCCGATAGCGGTTTAAAAATTAGTGAAGTGGTGGTAGGCATTGCCGGGCAACATATTAGAAGCCTTCAGCATAGTGATTATATCACTCGGCAGAATCCGGATGAAGTGATAGATGCCGATGATATCCATACACTTTGTAACCAGGTTCACAAGCTGGTAATGCTTCCGGGAGAAGAAATTATTCATGTACTTCCGCAGGAATTTAAAGTAGACGGGCAGGCTGAAATTAAAGAGCCTATCGGGATGTATGGAGGGAGACTGGAAGCTAATTTCCATGTGGTAGTTGGTCAGGTTTCTTCGATTAGAAATATTGGAAGATGTGTAAAGAGTTCCGGACTTGAACTTTCAGCAGTAACCCTGGAGCCATTGGCTTCAGCAAATGCCGTGTTGAGTCAGGAAGAAAAAGAAGCCGGAGTAGCGCTTATCGATATAGGTGGTGGTACTACCGATCTGGCAATTTTCAAGGACGGAATTATTCGCCATACGGCGGTGATCCCTTTCGGAGGTAATGTAATTACTGAAGATATTAAAGAAGGATGCTCGATCATTGAAAAGCAGGCTGAATTACTGAAGATTAAATTCGGTTCAGCATGGCCGGGTGAAAATAAAGATAATGAGATTGTTTCTATTCCGGGTTTACGAGGAAGAGAACCGAAAGAAATTACCCTTAAAAATCTTTCTAAGATCATTCATGCGCGTGTAGTTGAAATTATCGAACAGGTTTACCTGGAGATCAAGAACTATGGTCATGATGAACAGAAGAAGAAACTGATTGCCGGATTAGTACTTACCGGTGGTGGTGCGCAATTAAAGCACATCAAGCAACTTGCTGAATATATCACAGGGATGGATACTAGGATAGGCTATCCTAACGAGCATTTAGCCGGAACAACAGATTCTGAAACTACAAGTCCGGTTTATGCAACCGCTGTAGGATTAGTGATGAATAGCCTTGAAAAAGGAAATAGTAGATTTCAGGAAGAAGCCGTGCTTTCAGAGAATAGTCCGGTAGAAGGTTCCGAAGGAAATGAAGACGGAGATCAGTTTTATGAAGAAGCTGATCCAGAGGAACAGACCTCGAAAAAAGTTGCCCGCAAAACTATTTTTGACAAGTGGGCTGAAAAATTTAAAGATTTTTTAGATAACGCAGAGTAA
- the murC gene encoding UDP-N-acetylmuramate--L-alanine ligase — MKDLNHIKHFYFIGVGGIGMSALARYFKAKGNFVAGYDRTSTELTRMLEDENIEVNYEDDITIIPETILNNQENTLIVYTPAVPKDHKQFEFLKKKNFEVVKRAELLGMVTDQKYCLAVAGTHGKTTTTAILGHLLKETGAKVTAFLGGISEDIQSNLIMQGDKVVVVEADEFDRSFLKLSPNLAAITSMDADHLDIYGDKSELEKSFREFAAKVPEDGKLFVKNGLPVNGSSVGINDNSDFSAQNIRIEEGSYVFDLKTPSETIKNLKFNLPGNHNLLNAITALAMAIEYGTSIHDLTRALYSFKGVKRRFSYKIKKDHLVLIDDYAHHPTEISAVHQAVREMYPNKKVLAVFQPHLFSRTRDFAEDFASSLSDFDKVFLLDIYPARELPIEGISSAWLLDKISNTNKALIQKKNLSEMIKTEEAEVVVMMGAGDIGEEVEKVKKALLHEA; from the coding sequence TTGAAAGATTTAAACCACATAAAACATTTTTACTTCATCGGGGTCGGTGGAATAGGGATGAGCGCCCTTGCCAGATATTTCAAGGCGAAAGGGAATTTTGTGGCTGGTTACGATCGAACTTCAACAGAATTGACCAGGATGCTGGAGGATGAAAATATTGAAGTTAATTATGAAGATGATATTACTATAATTCCTGAAACTATTCTCAATAATCAGGAAAATACCCTTATTGTTTATACCCCTGCGGTTCCAAAAGATCATAAACAATTTGAGTTCTTAAAAAAGAAGAATTTTGAGGTTGTAAAAAGAGCTGAGCTTCTTGGAATGGTGACCGATCAAAAATATTGTCTGGCAGTTGCAGGAACTCATGGTAAAACAACTACGACTGCTATTCTCGGACATTTATTGAAGGAAACCGGAGCGAAGGTTACGGCTTTTCTGGGCGGTATTAGTGAAGATATTCAGTCAAACCTGATCATGCAGGGAGATAAAGTGGTAGTGGTGGAAGCTGATGAATTTGATCGTTCATTTCTGAAACTTTCGCCAAATCTAGCTGCGATCACTTCTATGGATGCAGATCATCTGGATATCTATGGAGATAAATCTGAACTGGAAAAATCATTCAGAGAGTTTGCAGCCAAAGTGCCGGAAGATGGAAAACTTTTCGTGAAGAATGGGTTGCCTGTAAATGGAAGTAGCGTTGGAATAAATGATAACAGCGATTTTTCAGCTCAAAATATTAGAATAGAAGAAGGAAGTTATGTTTTTGATCTAAAAACACCTTCAGAAACTATAAAGAATTTAAAATTTAATCTGCCCGGCAATCATAATTTGCTAAATGCTATAACAGCCCTGGCAATGGCGATCGAGTACGGAACCTCAATCCACGATCTCACCAGGGCTTTATATTCATTTAAAGGTGTAAAGCGCAGATTTAGTTATAAAATAAAGAAGGATCACCTGGTTTTAATCGATGATTATGCGCATCACCCTACAGAAATTTCAGCAGTACACCAGGCAGTTCGTGAAATGTACCCCAACAAAAAAGTTTTAGCGGTTTTTCAGCCCCACCTGTTTAGCCGTACCCGTGACTTCGCTGAAGATTTTGCCTCAAGCCTTTCAGATTTTGATAAGGTATTCCTGCTGGATATTTATCCGGCAAGGGAATTACCCATTGAAGGGATTTCTTCAGCATGGTTACTGGATAAAATTTCAAATACTAATAAGGCACTTATTCAGAAGAAAAATTTAAGTGAAATGATTAAGACTGAAGAGGCTGAGGTTGTGGTGATGATGGGTGCTGGAGATATTGGCGAAGAAGTTGAAAAAGTAAAAAAAGCATTGTTACATGAAGCGTAG
- the murD gene encoding UDP-N-acetylmuramoyl-L-alanine--D-glutamate ligase, protein MGKKIVILGGGESGIGTAILAKKNGYDVFLSDKGKIKDKYKEVLKHIEIEWEDEKHTESKIFDADVVMKSPGIPDKAPMIVKLKEKGISVVSEIEFASWFSEVPVIGITGSNGKTTVTNLVQHLLKEGGINSGMGGNIGNSYAKMVAEEMHDWFVLELSSFQLDGIEKFKPHIAILTNITPDHLDRYDYKLENYIASKFRIAENQTEEDYFIYDADDKNITDWLEKNPVRSQKLPFSIEKKIENGAYIENENIVVTINNTKFTMPTSELALQGKHNAKNAMAASMVSQLLRIRKQTIRESMASFQGVEHRLEKVLKINNVLYINDSKATNVNATFYALESMESETVWILGGVDKGNVYDDLLPLVNEKVKAIICLGVDNEKIVSAFGNIVDTMVETTSMSEAVQMAYRLSDKGDNVLLSPACASFDLFENYEDRGRQFKEAVRNL, encoded by the coding sequence GTGGGTAAGAAGATAGTCATACTGGGAGGAGGAGAAAGCGGAATTGGAACTGCAATTCTGGCGAAGAAAAACGGATATGATGTCTTTCTTTCAGATAAAGGAAAGATCAAAGATAAATACAAAGAAGTTCTTAAACATATTGAGATCGAGTGGGAAGACGAAAAGCATACAGAGTCTAAGATTTTTGATGCAGATGTGGTTATGAAAAGCCCGGGAATTCCTGATAAAGCTCCAATGATCGTTAAGCTGAAAGAAAAAGGGATTTCTGTAGTTTCTGAAATTGAATTTGCCTCCTGGTTTTCTGAAGTTCCTGTTATAGGGATTACCGGAAGTAACGGGAAGACAACCGTGACAAATCTCGTTCAGCATTTACTGAAAGAAGGAGGGATTAATTCAGGAATGGGAGGGAATATTGGAAATTCATACGCCAAGATGGTCGCCGAAGAAATGCATGATTGGTTTGTACTGGAATTGAGCAGTTTTCAGCTGGATGGAATTGAAAAGTTCAAACCGCATATTGCGATTCTAACCAATATCACTCCGGATCACCTGGATAGGTATGATTATAAACTGGAAAATTATATAGCCTCAAAATTCAGGATAGCAGAGAATCAAACCGAAGAAGATTATTTTATCTACGATGCAGATGACAAGAATATTACAGACTGGCTTGAAAAGAACCCTGTAAGATCTCAAAAATTGCCTTTTTCAATAGAGAAGAAAATTGAAAATGGCGCATATATAGAAAACGAAAATATTGTTGTAACAATTAATAATACAAAATTTACTATGCCAACATCAGAACTTGCCCTACAAGGCAAACATAATGCTAAAAATGCCATGGCCGCTTCCATGGTATCCCAATTACTTCGTATTAGAAAACAGACTATACGCGAGAGTATGGCTAGTTTTCAGGGGGTTGAACATCGTCTTGAAAAAGTACTGAAGATCAATAATGTACTTTACATAAATGATTCTAAAGCAACCAATGTAAACGCTACTTTTTACGCGCTGGAGAGCATGGAGTCTGAAACGGTTTGGATTCTTGGAGGCGTGGATAAAGGAAACGTTTATGATGATCTTTTACCCCTGGTAAATGAAAAAGTAAAAGCCATAATCTGTCTCGGTGTGGATAATGAAAAGATCGTGAGTGCTTTTGGAAATATCGTTGATACGATGGTGGAAACTACCTCGATGAGCGAAGCAGTACAAATGGCTTACAGACTCTCTGATAAAGGTGATAATGTGCTATTATCTCCGGCATGTGCGAGTTTTGATCTGTTTGAAAATTATGAAGATAGAGGAAGACAATTTAAAGAGGCGGTAAGGAATTTATAG